In Croceicoccus sp. Ery15, a genomic segment contains:
- a CDS encoding TonB-dependent receptor, with protein MTATVLTGSAFSAQASAQEEATGTAAVAQSAATDPDAIIVTGTRRSTTLQDTPITITAIGGEELEAQRIDDVRDIADFTPGMTVLDTGPGSTGKIVLRGLSASDTGDFGSNYDNALGTYLGETPLYYDFKLIDIDRVETLLGPQGTLYGLGTLAGAIRYIPNRPNTDVIEGEVHVRGMAMSHSDDFGYQGDVTLNIPIVRDHIAFRTATGWYDTPGFIDYTTLVQEPGISLPQPSGVDGIDADDYAANLKWKKDLNYERTFTTRNQLLMQTSEDLKLILTYAYQKTETGGAQANSDGVLGTGRYENASRFTEPTTRQAHLASAEINANIADIFDIVATGAYTEVKTEAEGDVTDLLLDLDYGYELYPAFAAWNGSETTRKQKTGEIRFVSRHGGPFSWVVGGFYNENKYQSDYAEHTPNHPWVDTDSNPEALEYVSYVTSKVTEKAAFGEGSFQIIPQWQVTAGARYFDYDSEIAGAAALPLLGDPLSPYDLTANGGEAGQDGWVWKFNTSFEITPDIMLYGTYSKGYRIGGPNRVAPCGPDIPLDPNQYDGPQVICALPNEIQYAPDETKNIDVGIRTQLFDRKLTFNFNAFLIKWDGLQVASATTYGVTGITVNAGKAESKGFETSFQIRPTPELSIQGTYSYTDAKLSEDVDANGDGVLDPIFDGLIPINDPAGTYPSSPIKLIAQDGDRLPGSPKNSGTLGATYVMPMADGDVIANWTAVYRGNVVSRLGWERAYGDKLPSFVTHRASLGFENDKFAVSLFADNIFDKYAVVSVANDRSRTGLNDGVLLRYYRNVVLTPRTVGIDGRIKF; from the coding sequence ATGACGGCGACGGTGCTGACGGGCAGTGCCTTTTCCGCGCAGGCATCGGCGCAGGAAGAAGCGACCGGCACGGCTGCCGTCGCCCAATCCGCAGCGACCGATCCCGACGCCATTATCGTGACCGGCACCCGCCGCAGCACCACGCTTCAGGATACGCCGATCACCATCACCGCCATCGGCGGCGAAGAGCTGGAAGCCCAGCGGATCGACGACGTGCGCGACATCGCCGATTTCACCCCCGGCATGACCGTGCTCGACACCGGTCCGGGGTCGACCGGCAAGATCGTGCTGCGTGGCCTCAGCGCGTCGGACACGGGCGATTTCGGTTCGAACTATGACAATGCGCTCGGCACCTATCTGGGTGAAACGCCGCTCTATTACGATTTCAAGCTGATCGATATCGACCGCGTCGAAACGCTGCTGGGCCCGCAGGGCACGCTTTACGGTCTGGGCACGCTGGCAGGTGCGATCCGCTATATCCCCAACCGCCCCAATACCGATGTGATCGAGGGCGAGGTCCATGTACGCGGCATGGCCATGTCGCACAGCGACGATTTCGGCTATCAGGGCGATGTCACGCTGAACATTCCCATCGTGCGCGACCATATCGCATTCCGCACCGCCACCGGCTGGTACGATACGCCGGGCTTTATCGATTACACCACTCTGGTGCAGGAGCCGGGCATTTCGCTGCCGCAGCCCAGCGGTGTCGACGGCATCGACGCTGACGATTATGCCGCGAACCTCAAGTGGAAGAAGGACCTCAATTACGAGCGTACCTTTACCACGCGCAACCAGCTGCTGATGCAGACGAGCGAGGATCTGAAACTGATCCTGACCTATGCCTATCAAAAGACCGAGACGGGCGGCGCGCAGGCGAACAGCGACGGCGTGCTGGGCACGGGCCGCTATGAAAACGCCAGCCGCTTTACCGAACCCACCACGCGTCAGGCGCATCTGGCCAGCGCCGAGATCAACGCCAATATCGCGGATATCTTCGATATCGTCGCCACCGGCGCCTATACCGAGGTCAAGACCGAGGCCGAGGGCGACGTGACCGACCTGCTGCTCGACCTCGACTATGGTTACGAGCTTTATCCCGCCTTTGCCGCGTGGAACGGGAGCGAGACGACACGCAAACAGAAGACCGGCGAAATCCGCTTTGTGTCGCGCCATGGCGGCCCGTTCAGCTGGGTCGTCGGCGGCTTCTATAACGAGAACAAGTACCAGAGCGATTATGCCGAGCATACGCCCAACCACCCGTGGGTCGATACGGACAGCAATCCCGAAGCGCTTGAATATGTCAGCTATGTCACTTCGAAAGTGACCGAGAAGGCAGCCTTCGGCGAAGGTTCGTTCCAGATCATCCCGCAATGGCAGGTAACGGCCGGTGCGCGCTATTTCGACTACGATTCCGAAATCGCAGGCGCGGCGGCACTGCCGCTTCTGGGCGACCCCCTCAGCCCCTATGACCTGACTGCCAATGGCGGCGAGGCCGGTCAGGACGGTTGGGTGTGGAAGTTCAACACCTCGTTCGAAATCACGCCCGACATCATGCTCTATGGTACTTACAGCAAGGGCTATCGTATTGGCGGACCGAACAGGGTCGCGCCTTGCGGTCCCGATATTCCGCTGGATCCCAACCAGTATGACGGTCCGCAGGTCATTTGCGCCCTGCCGAACGAAATCCAGTACGCGCCGGACGAGACGAAGAATATCGACGTCGGCATTCGCACGCAGCTGTTCGACCGCAAGCTGACCTTCAACTTCAATGCCTTCCTGATCAAATGGGACGGGTTGCAGGTTGCATCGGCCACCACCTATGGCGTGACCGGCATCACGGTGAACGCGGGCAAGGCGGAATCGAAGGGCTTCGAAACCTCGTTCCAGATCCGCCCGACCCCCGAACTGTCGATTCAGGGCACCTATAGCTATACCGATGCCAAGCTGTCGGAAGATGTCGATGCCAATGGCGACGGCGTGCTCGATCCGATCTTCGACGGTCTGATCCCGATCAACGATCCGGCGGGCACCTATCCCAGCTCGCCCATCAAGCTGATCGCTCAAGACGGCGATCGCCTGCCCGGTTCGCCCAAGAATTCGGGCACGCTGGGGGCCACCTATGTCATGCCGATGGCCGATGGCGACGTGATCGCGAACTGGACCGCCGTCTATCGCGGCAACGTCGTGTCGCGCCTTGGCTGGGAACGCGCCTATGGCGACAAGCTGCCCAGCTTTGTCACGCATCGCGCATCGCTCGGTTTTGAAAACGACAAGTTCGCCGTCAGCCTTTTTGCCGATAATATCTTCGACAAATATGCCGTGGTCTCGGTCGCCAACGACCGTTCGCGCACCGGGCTGAACGACGGCGTGCTGCTGCGCTATTACCGCAATGTGGTGTTGACCCCGCGCACCGTCGGGATCGACGGGCGGATCAAGTTCTGA
- a CDS encoding sterol desaturase family protein, translating to MHQTHAESTASAAAGQAGATAGDAAQGAGRASSVKTLLVNLIPPVTLVVAAAFWALAPTDIAESPVTLTLVAVAIMAWIQGLELVFERHATWRINLRELATDVFYVVLSYTVIAWATVTLADEPLALLKEALGIETPWMLALPFLVQVAAVIFIIEFGQYWMHRLMHNAHPLWLTHAPHHHITQLNALKGAVGNPIELFLITLSVVALFDFAPAAIFCAINLLGVISGFAHANVRSDPPMFYSFFFTTIRHHSLHHTALSYEDTRCNYANSLIVIDRVFGTYREGESSVVGQDERKRLSIYEQFMFPFQPVIDRWKAGRNSPPSAG from the coding sequence ATGCACCAGACGCACGCCGAAAGCACCGCTTCCGCAGCCGCCGGACAGGCTGGCGCGACGGCCGGTGATGCGGCGCAGGGCGCTGGGCGCGCATCATCTGTCAAAACCCTTCTCGTCAATCTGATCCCGCCCGTCACGCTGGTCGTCGCCGCCGCGTTCTGGGCCCTTGCCCCCACCGACATTGCCGAAAGCCCCGTCACGCTGACGCTGGTGGCCGTTGCGATCATGGCATGGATACAGGGGCTGGAACTGGTCTTCGAACGCCATGCGACCTGGCGCATCAACCTGCGCGAACTGGCGACCGACGTGTTCTATGTCGTGCTCAGCTATACGGTCATCGCATGGGCCACGGTCACGCTGGCCGACGAACCGCTTGCCCTGCTGAAAGAAGCGCTGGGCATCGAAACGCCGTGGATGCTGGCGCTGCCCTTTCTGGTTCAGGTCGCGGCGGTGATTTTCATCATCGAGTTCGGGCAATACTGGATGCACCGGCTGATGCATAATGCCCATCCGCTATGGCTCACCCATGCGCCGCATCATCACATCACCCAGCTCAACGCGCTGAAAGGCGCGGTCGGCAATCCAATCGAATTGTTCCTCATTACGCTCAGTGTCGTGGCGCTGTTCGATTTCGCACCGGCGGCGATCTTTTGCGCGATCAACCTGCTGGGCGTCATCTCGGGCTTTGCCCACGCCAATGTGCGGTCCGATCCGCCGATGTTCTATTCGTTTTTCTTCACCACGATCCGGCATCACAGCCTGCATCACACGGCGCTCAGCTATGAAGATACGCGCTGTAACTATGCCAATTCGCTGATCGTCATCGACCGCGTGTTCGGCACCTATCGCGAGGGGGAATCCTCTGTCGTGGGGCAGGACGAACGCAAGCGGCTGTCGATCTATGAACAATTCATGTTTCCGTTTCAGCCCGTGATCGACCGGTGGAAGGCGGGGCGCAATTCGCCCCCGTCAGCGGGCTGA
- a CDS encoding YncE family protein produces MKKTVAIALASVSLGACGSPPAEEPAGEAFEMVEKELAVPGFADFLAVDGDTVWVTNDGRVEQWGVDGKLAATEMPRPCGTMAIGEGSLWVANCPDSNLYRIGLDDAQVETIIATGIANPKGETNVVAGAGSVWVPSDSEGAIARVDPATNEVIATVSVDPGTFYLAFGLDALWAVSSDAQSLQKINPATNKVTGKVALSKQPGFLAAGEGAVWVQEQGDGTVARVDPATMTVTDRIAVGENLIYGDIDVGGGLVWLRTTDDQVFAVIDPATNAVKARLGKAAGSGAIRYTPDGVWTSAHDNQTLSWWTLPADD; encoded by the coding sequence ATGAAGAAAACCGTTGCAATCGCATTGGCATCCGTCTCGCTTGGCGCATGCGGTTCGCCCCCTGCCGAAGAACCGGCGGGCGAGGCATTCGAGATGGTCGAAAAGGAACTGGCCGTGCCCGGCTTTGCCGATTTCCTGGCTGTCGATGGCGACACCGTATGGGTCACCAATGACGGCAGGGTCGAACAATGGGGCGTCGACGGCAAGCTCGCCGCGACGGAAATGCCGCGCCCCTGCGGCACCATGGCCATTGGCGAGGGTTCGCTGTGGGTCGCCAATTGTCCCGACAGCAATCTCTATCGCATCGGGCTGGACGATGCGCAGGTCGAAACGATCATCGCCACCGGCATCGCCAATCCCAAGGGTGAGACTAATGTGGTGGCAGGCGCCGGTTCGGTCTGGGTGCCCAGCGACAGCGAGGGCGCGATCGCGCGCGTCGATCCTGCGACCAACGAAGTGATCGCCACGGTCAGCGTCGATCCCGGTACATTCTATCTGGCGTTCGGGCTCGACGCACTATGGGCCGTCAGCAGCGATGCGCAGTCGCTGCAAAAGATCAATCCGGCGACGAACAAGGTCACCGGCAAGGTCGCACTGAGCAAGCAGCCGGGCTTCCTTGCTGCGGGCGAAGGGGCCGTGTGGGTGCAGGAACAGGGCGATGGCACCGTGGCCCGCGTCGATCCCGCAACCATGACCGTGACCGACCGCATCGCTGTGGGCGAAAACCTGATCTATGGCGATATCGATGTCGGCGGCGGGCTTGTCTGGCTGCGCACCACCGACGATCAGGTGTTTGCCGTCATCGATCCGGCGACCAATGCGGTCAAGGCGCGGCTGGGCAAGGCCGCGGGCAGCGGGGCAATCCGCTATACGCCCGACGGCGTGTGGACATCGGCGCATGACAACCAGACCCTGTCGTGGTGGACCCTGCCCGCAGACGACTGA